One window of Candidatus Binatia bacterium genomic DNA carries:
- the pilM gene encoding type IV pilus assembly protein PilM, protein MFGRKKSTVGLDIGSSSIKVAEIVQDRGGDRLVNYGISEPLSEAIVDGEIMDRQMVHEAITNLIESRQIRNKNVVTAVSGRAVIVKKILMDRLSEEDAKEAIQWEAEQHVPYDINDVSLDFQIINPNVDQKKMQVLLVAAKKDMIANHAEIIKEAGLTPSIIDVDSFAIQNAIEANYELHADETVALINIGAEITNLNIVRNQTPHFTKDLSVGANSFVEGIQRKYNVSQAEALSALRGRGEGTIDVASIVQATCEDLSVQIDRAVAYLRSAGDAERVDRILISGGSARVPGLAEFLNSRHQVPVEIVNPLQRLLVDPGLFDGDSPDGVGPVLTVAIGLALR, encoded by the coding sequence ATGTTCGGCAGGAAGAAGAGCACGGTGGGTCTCGACATCGGATCGAGCTCGATCAAGGTGGCCGAGATCGTGCAGGACCGCGGCGGCGACCGCCTGGTGAACTACGGCATTTCCGAGCCGCTCAGCGAAGCGATCGTGGATGGCGAGATCATGGATCGCCAGATGGTGCACGAGGCGATCACCAACCTCATCGAATCCCGCCAGATCAGGAACAAGAACGTCGTGACCGCGGTCTCCGGCCGCGCCGTCATCGTGAAGAAGATCCTGATGGACCGTCTGAGCGAGGAGGACGCCAAGGAGGCGATCCAGTGGGAGGCGGAGCAGCACGTCCCCTACGACATCAACGACGTCTCGCTCGACTTCCAGATCATCAATCCCAACGTCGACCAGAAGAAGATGCAGGTGCTGCTGGTCGCCGCCAAGAAGGACATGATCGCGAACCACGCCGAGATCATCAAGGAGGCCGGTCTCACCCCCTCCATCATCGACGTGGACTCCTTCGCCATCCAGAACGCCATCGAGGCCAACTACGAGCTCCACGCCGACGAGACCGTCGCGCTGATCAACATCGGGGCCGAGATCACCAACCTGAACATCGTGCGGAACCAGACGCCCCACTTCACGAAGGACCTCTCGGTGGGGGCGAACTCCTTCGTCGAGGGCATCCAGCGCAAGTACAACGTGAGCCAGGCGGAGGCGCTGAGCGCGCTCCGCGGCCGCGGGGAGGGCACGATCGACGTCGCGTCCATCGTGCAGGCGACCTGCGAGGATCTCTCGGTCCAGATCGACCGCGCCGTCGCCTATCTCCGCTCCGCCGGCGACGCGGAACGCGTCGATCGGATCCTGATCTCGGGCGGGAGCGCCCGGGTGCCGGGCCTCGCCGAGTTCTTGAACTCGCGGCATCAGGTCCCGGTGGAGATCGTGAATCCGCTCCAGCGGCTGCTCGTGGATCCCGGTCTCTTCGACGGCGACTCGCCCGACGGCGTGGGCCCCGTGCTCACCGTGGCGATCGGCCTCGCGCTGCGATAG
- a CDS encoding PilX N-terminal domain-containing pilus assembly protein, protein MNGIVASKRGLPNPEAGNTLIIALLVLFLLTSLGVSYVAVTKGDKQVAGNQLTSTQAFSNAEAGISEVLARMSNPNVTPPNIYLGTAGAPWGTEGPGNYHPGWGRYVITDPGNSGLDPQYNTTAADGLDNNNNASVDEASEHYPEVGSRQNSVVGLSVSDRLDYPWVKVRYKLNGANQIVLFGDHDNNPTTPPQENLVRGIPKLIVTSAGRRGTGQKIVTVEAVKWPLPPVPGSVYTEGQMTFNGNAFYIDGHDHNYTAPYDTVGGAAPLPGISTPNDPNAISSQLNGQQDDNVEGSGTDPSVQSSGVNLDLPAMAAEWSSMADITLSGNQTNPNTTGWGSATTSPPTLKIVHVAGDLHISGNASGAGVLVIDGDFTLSGTFNWNGVVLCLQDVSVTGGGTAKQIVGALMVQGSVNNDSNLNGNIKLLYSSAMISQLNALTRYEVSSWIDQ, encoded by the coding sequence ATGAACGGCATCGTCGCGTCGAAACGGGGTCTCCCGAATCCGGAGGCCGGCAACACGCTGATCATCGCGCTGCTCGTGCTGTTCCTCCTGACGTCGCTCGGCGTCTCGTACGTCGCCGTGACCAAGGGAGACAAGCAGGTGGCGGGAAACCAGCTCACGTCGACGCAGGCGTTCTCGAACGCCGAGGCGGGGATCTCGGAGGTCCTGGCGCGGATGTCGAATCCCAACGTGACGCCGCCGAACATCTACCTGGGCACGGCAGGCGCTCCTTGGGGTACGGAAGGCCCCGGGAATTACCACCCCGGCTGGGGCCGGTACGTGATCACCGATCCTGGGAACTCGGGACTCGACCCGCAGTACAACACCACGGCCGCCGACGGGCTCGACAACAACAACAATGCGTCCGTGGACGAAGCCAGCGAGCACTACCCGGAGGTCGGGTCGCGCCAGAACAGTGTCGTGGGTCTTTCGGTCTCCGACCGGCTCGACTATCCGTGGGTCAAGGTCCGCTACAAGCTGAACGGCGCGAACCAGATCGTCCTGTTCGGCGACCATGACAACAATCCGACCACGCCGCCGCAGGAGAACCTGGTGCGCGGCATTCCCAAGCTCATCGTCACGAGCGCGGGACGCCGGGGGACCGGACAGAAGATCGTGACCGTGGAAGCGGTGAAGTGGCCGCTGCCGCCGGTGCCGGGCTCGGTATATACCGAGGGGCAGATGACCTTCAACGGCAACGCGTTCTACATCGACGGACACGACCACAACTACACGGCGCCCTACGACACCGTGGGCGGCGCCGCGCCCCTTCCCGGCATCTCGACGCCCAACGATCCGAATGCGATCTCCTCGCAGCTGAACGGCCAGCAGGACGACAACGTCGAAGGCTCCGGGACCGATCCGAGCGTTCAGTCCTCGGGCGTGAACCTGGATCTTCCGGCCATGGCGGCCGAGTGGAGCTCGATGGCGGACATCACGCTGAGCGGCAATCAGACCAATCCGAACACCACGGGATGGGGCTCGGCGACGACCTCACCCCCGACGCTGAAGATCGTGCACGTCGCGGGCGACCTCCACATCTCGGGCAATGCCAGCGGCGCGGGCGTGCTGGTGATCGACGGCGATTTCACGCTGAGCGGTACGTTCAACTGGAACGGCGTGGTGCTTTGCCTGCAGGACGTTTCGGTGACGGGCGGCGGTACGGCCAAGCAGATCGTGGGCGCGCTCATGGTTCAGGGGTCGGTGAACAACGACTCGAACCTGAACGGTAACATCAAGCTTCTCTACTCCAGCGCGATGATCAGCCAGCTGAACGCGCTCACCCGCTACGAAGTCTCGTCCTGGATCGACCAGTAG
- a CDS encoding DUF2723 domain-containing protein has product MPRTALGAAWVAALLALWVYIQTLSPTVAWVNQGEDSGDLLAAAVTLGIAHPTGYPLFVLLGRVASLIPFGATAFRVNLIAALAGAASVFFLALLVLELASPPPERGASDPRDDPRADPRSGAHLRALIAAVAAALAYAFSRGAWSQSVLAEVYTLNAAFLGAILWAAARAARTGSVRHLALAAFLLGLGLTNHLLLLAAGAAVFVVAVRLASRRSIGALEIVLSFLLFVWGATLVLYLPIRALRVPEFSWGAPNTPERLWWVLSGAQYRNHFFGRGPAAIAGHLVPGRWLLDFGWALPALAAGLAVAVWARGRGLWPVLATGAASLALLSVYSIPDDVGYWMPVFYVTCALAGAGWTLAAGHVPGSPLFRRVAGLALVSIVLFTAVHNYAAVDASGDVRPWVWAHRNLEAVEPNALIVSEYDGRTFALWFYKATEFRKSHPELAVVYKYLLVWPWYQRHLARVYPSLAVPPYPGTMDAMMNRLIARNVRKRPVYLVRRDPALLPIFTLEPAGYPPDPLYKVALAAGADSSDAPPDSTSRRAPAAARPVTR; this is encoded by the coding sequence ATGCCCCGGACCGCCCTCGGCGCCGCATGGGTCGCCGCCCTTCTGGCGCTCTGGGTCTACATCCAGACCCTGTCGCCCACCGTCGCGTGGGTGAACCAGGGCGAGGACTCCGGCGATCTCCTCGCCGCGGCCGTCACCCTGGGCATCGCGCATCCGACCGGCTATCCGCTCTTCGTTCTGCTCGGGCGCGTCGCGTCGCTGATTCCCTTCGGCGCAACCGCCTTCCGCGTGAACCTCATCGCCGCGCTCGCGGGCGCGGCGAGCGTCTTCTTCCTGGCGCTCCTCGTGCTCGAGCTGGCGTCCCCGCCTCCCGAGCGCGGGGCCTCGGACCCTCGCGACGATCCCCGCGCCGATCCGCGCTCCGGCGCGCACCTTCGCGCGCTGATCGCGGCGGTCGCCGCCGCGCTCGCCTACGCCTTTTCGCGCGGCGCCTGGAGCCAGAGCGTCCTGGCCGAGGTGTACACGCTGAACGCGGCGTTCCTCGGCGCGATCCTCTGGGCCGCGGCGCGGGCGGCGCGCACCGGCAGCGTCCGCCATCTCGCGCTCGCCGCGTTCCTGCTCGGCCTGGGGCTCACGAACCACCTGCTGCTGCTGGCGGCGGGGGCCGCGGTGTTCGTCGTCGCGGTCCGACTCGCCTCACGCCGGAGCATCGGCGCCTTGGAGATCGTTCTTTCGTTTCTTCTCTTCGTCTGGGGGGCCACCCTGGTGCTCTACCTGCCGATCCGGGCGCTGCGCGTCCCCGAGTTCTCCTGGGGAGCGCCGAACACGCCGGAGCGGCTCTGGTGGGTGCTGAGCGGCGCGCAGTACCGCAACCACTTCTTTGGCCGGGGTCCGGCCGCGATCGCCGGGCACCTGGTTCCCGGGCGCTGGCTCCTGGACTTCGGATGGGCGCTGCCGGCGCTGGCGGCCGGGCTGGCGGTGGCCGTCTGGGCCCGAGGCCGGGGGTTGTGGCCGGTTCTGGCCACCGGGGCCGCGTCGCTGGCGCTCCTCTCGGTCTATTCGATCCCGGACGACGTGGGCTACTGGATGCCGGTGTTCTACGTCACCTGCGCACTGGCGGGCGCGGGGTGGACCCTGGCCGCGGGCCATGTGCCGGGCTCGCCGCTGTTCCGCCGGGTCGCCGGCCTTGCACTGGTCTCGATCGTTCTCTTCACGGCGGTTCATAACTACGCCGCCGTGGACGCATCGGGCGACGTGCGCCCCTGGGTGTGGGCCCATCGCAACCTCGAGGCGGTCGAGCCGAATGCGCTCATCGTGAGCGAATACGACGGGCGCACCTTCGCGCTCTGGTTCTACAAGGCGACCGAGTTCCGGAAGAGCCATCCCGAGCTCGCGGTCGTCTACAAGTACCTGCTCGTCTGGCCCTGGTATCAGCGCCACCTGGCGCGCGTCTACCCGTCGCTCGCCGTCCCGCCCTATCCCGGGACGATGGACGCGATGATGAATCGCCTGATCGCCCGGAACGTCCGGAAGCGGCCGGTCTACCTGGTGCGCCGCGATCCGGCGCTTCTCCCCATCTTCACGCTCGAGCCGGCCGGCTATCCGCCGGACCCGCTCTACAAGGTGGCCCTCGCGGCCGGTGCGGATTCGAGCGACGCGCCGCCCGACTCCACCTCGCGGCGCGCGCCCGCGGCGGCGCGGCCCGTGACGCGATGA
- a CDS encoding PilN domain-containing protein has translation MIRINLLPKDERQVRRSFQFPKVGAVMPVLVLLLVAALFTAFSVVQAMQVSRLKSDIARATAEADKLRPQLQMISELTTKREELTRRLNVITELDKTRLWRVRLVDELSKCVPDHLWLTTYEETGPNTVQIEGVTFSNLLVADFMSRMEASPLYGNVDLVVAEKGTIDQRSVVKFKITASMTL, from the coding sequence ATGATCCGCATCAATCTGCTGCCCAAGGACGAGCGACAGGTCCGGCGGAGCTTTCAGTTCCCGAAGGTGGGCGCCGTCATGCCGGTGCTCGTCCTGCTCCTCGTCGCCGCGCTCTTCACTGCGTTCTCCGTCGTGCAGGCGATGCAGGTGAGCCGGCTCAAGTCGGACATCGCCCGCGCCACCGCCGAGGCCGACAAGCTCCGTCCGCAGCTCCAGATGATCTCGGAGCTGACGACGAAGCGCGAGGAGCTGACGCGCCGCCTGAACGTCATCACCGAGCTGGACAAGACGCGGCTCTGGCGCGTCCGGCTCGTGGACGAGCTGTCGAAATGCGTCCCCGACCACCTCTGGCTGACGACCTACGAGGAGACGGGGCCCAACACGGTGCAGATCGAGGGGGTGACCTTCTCGAACCTGCTCGTGGCCGACTTCATGTCGCGCATGGAGGCGTCGCCCCTCTACGGGAACGTCGACCTGGTCGTGGCCGAGAAGGGCACGATCGACCAGCGCAGCGTGGTGAAGTTCAAGATCACGGCGTCGATGACGCTGTAG
- a CDS encoding pilus assembly PilX N-terminal domain-containing protein, which yields MTEKETLVLDPIQGGTVAPRSESGNALVIALLVLMVLTSAGVAFVAVTKSEKQIAGNTMTASQAMYAAEAGIAEGLHRMAFPAESLNYIGPSTLPYPGWGKYIVLTNGASLLDPNRAALASDGLDNDGDGFVDESGEAYPEVLTKQAVNANALVYPYVRVEYKLQGNQLVRFGDGDDDPTTPPVENLMNGAPVLRITAAGRRGNAAKTLEAEAVRFPIISAKGPLWAGGHMNFNGNAFLIDGHDHYAAPPNDTIPGAAPAPAVLTEGPTSDATLTANQQDNVSGEGGDNSVEHSPYTYDFNQIWTQLSGMADYSLTGPLTFGSSSPSYGSYSNPKVTVVNGNLAINGTWTGGGILMVNGNLAMGGGCQFKGIVVCSGDLTMTGGGPADVARIIGAVIYQGTLVNASSFSGSGRIWYSSEAINAALNVNRYTLAWWRER from the coding sequence GTGACGGAGAAGGAGACCCTCGTGCTCGATCCGATCCAGGGAGGAACGGTCGCGCCCCGCTCCGAGTCGGGGAACGCGCTGGTCATCGCGCTCCTCGTGCTCATGGTCCTGACTTCGGCGGGCGTCGCCTTCGTGGCGGTGACCAAGTCGGAGAAGCAGATCGCGGGGAACACGATGACGGCGAGCCAGGCGATGTACGCCGCGGAAGCCGGAATCGCCGAGGGACTCCATCGGATGGCCTTTCCGGCCGAATCGCTCAACTACATCGGTCCGTCGACGTTGCCCTATCCCGGATGGGGCAAGTACATCGTGCTCACGAACGGGGCCAGCCTGCTCGACCCGAACCGCGCGGCGCTCGCGTCGGACGGATTGGACAACGACGGCGACGGCTTCGTGGATGAGTCGGGCGAGGCCTACCCCGAGGTGCTGACCAAGCAGGCCGTGAACGCGAACGCCCTGGTCTATCCCTACGTGCGCGTGGAGTACAAGCTGCAGGGGAACCAGCTCGTGCGCTTCGGCGACGGCGATGACGACCCGACGACGCCGCCGGTCGAGAACCTCATGAACGGCGCCCCGGTGCTCCGGATCACGGCCGCCGGGCGCCGCGGCAACGCGGCGAAGACCCTCGAGGCCGAGGCGGTGCGCTTTCCGATCATTTCGGCCAAGGGACCGCTGTGGGCGGGCGGTCACATGAATTTCAATGGCAACGCGTTCCTGATCGACGGCCACGATCACTACGCCGCCCCGCCGAACGACACGATCCCCGGCGCGGCGCCGGCCCCCGCGGTGCTCACCGAGGGGCCCACGAGCGACGCGACGCTGACGGCGAACCAGCAGGACAACGTGAGCGGCGAGGGCGGGGACAACAGCGTGGAGCACTCGCCCTACACCTACGATTTCAACCAGATCTGGACCCAGCTCTCCGGGATGGCCGACTACTCGCTCACCGGTCCGCTCACGTTCGGATCGAGCTCACCGTCGTACGGCTCGTATTCCAATCCTAAGGTGACCGTCGTGAACGGGAACCTGGCGATCAACGGAACCTGGACGGGCGGCGGCATCCTCATGGTGAACGGCAATCTCGCGATGGGCGGCGGGTGCCAGTTCAAGGGCATCGTGGTCTGCAGCGGTGATCTGACCATGACCGGCGGCGGCCCCGCCGACGTGGCTCGCATCATCGGTGCGGTGATCTATCAGGGGACGCTGGTCAATGCGTCCAGCTTCAGCGGCTCGGGGCGCATCTGGTACTCCAGTGAAGCCATCAATGCGGCGCTCAACGTGAACCGATACACGCTCGCCTGGTGGCGCGAGCGCTAG
- a CDS encoding FG-GAP-like repeat-containing protein has translation MNQKRDQADAGFTLVEITIAVLLFALVMGSIYQVYVRGERSQQVGLELAEANQNARSGVDLIARELRSAGYGINPAVQPSIVVGSQYRVTFALDVNGNRQIDVGEVITYFLDPSSSDPLVASSPNPYDFVLRRKVGTVADSLATPVSGQGEIVAYGLTQRSADNITAKNVPLFSYRDNANTALELKAGTGNDAAGVFYGKTVANADLGIPAGPGTSSAVKTVLVNMVTETKQKNVQTGGYDRVSIGTSVEPRNFPFLAQANQAYAPANTGGTGGTGGTGYGSGTGSGSGSGSGSGSGSGTGTGTGTGTGLPPSQPPIHIPTDRVLSLALADLDEYDRLEGSATTQNDQHDLDIIVGTRASGTANIRVWWNGQPGRYTGNVYYQATESYLGNASYDIQALAAADLDGSGNNTRDVVSGVLTGTNVGRFQVWLNQCFGQTGQVRGRVGTTSSPVTPNSQFYDNPGTGEVKGLALGDLNSDGQIDVVIGTKTGTNLGKVEVWWGAGDGTFTHSASLDVYTASGEVRSLSIRDMNLDGYPDIVAGTKTNTADTQGNVDIYYNNALSIVRFTTVYTVAVGGAVYAITTNRMDADSYPDVVTAVKNGVNTGKIEFWHNNGTMAGALTRQDEQATPGPALSLAVGRLDWGNVSNDIVVGTAGAGGGTPPAIQAFFCDASAAGGAVIPNVYSWADANAGGAVNALAIGKLECSQDYPDTDPLADIVAGTATSTSTGDLVIYLNPYASTVLP, from the coding sequence GTGAACCAGAAACGAGATCAGGCGGACGCTGGCTTCACCCTCGTCGAGATCACGATCGCCGTGCTGCTGTTCGCGCTGGTGATGGGATCGATCTATCAGGTCTATGTCCGCGGCGAGCGCTCCCAGCAGGTCGGGCTCGAGCTGGCGGAGGCGAACCAGAACGCGCGCAGCGGCGTGGATCTGATCGCGCGCGAGCTGCGCTCGGCCGGGTACGGGATCAATCCCGCCGTGCAGCCGTCGATCGTGGTGGGCTCCCAGTACCGGGTCACCTTCGCGCTCGACGTGAACGGCAACCGGCAGATCGACGTGGGCGAGGTGATCACCTACTTCCTGGATCCCAGCTCGAGCGATCCGCTCGTGGCGTCCAGCCCGAACCCCTACGACTTCGTGCTCCGCCGCAAGGTGGGCACCGTCGCCGATTCGCTGGCCACGCCGGTCTCGGGCCAGGGTGAGATCGTGGCCTACGGACTGACCCAGCGCTCCGCCGACAACATCACGGCGAAGAACGTTCCGCTCTTCTCGTACCGCGATAACGCCAACACCGCGCTCGAGCTCAAGGCGGGCACCGGCAACGACGCGGCGGGAGTCTTCTACGGGAAGACCGTCGCCAATGCCGACCTGGGCATCCCGGCCGGACCCGGCACCTCGAGCGCGGTGAAGACCGTGCTCGTGAACATGGTGACGGAGACGAAGCAGAAGAACGTCCAGACGGGCGGGTACGACCGCGTGAGCATCGGGACCTCCGTCGAGCCGCGAAACTTCCCGTTCCTCGCGCAGGCGAACCAGGCCTATGCGCCGGCCAACACCGGCGGCACGGGCGGCACCGGCGGCACCGGCTACGGAAGCGGGACGGGCTCGGGCAGCGGCTCCGGCTCGGGTAGCGGCAGCGGAAGCGGCACCGGCACGGGGACCGGAACGGGCACGGGTCTTCCGCCCAGCCAGCCGCCGATCCACATCCCGACCGACCGCGTGCTCTCGCTGGCGCTGGCCGATCTGGACGAATACGACCGGCTCGAGGGCTCGGCGACCACCCAGAACGATCAGCACGACCTGGACATCATCGTCGGAACCCGCGCGAGCGGGACGGCGAACATCCGCGTGTGGTGGAACGGACAGCCGGGACGCTATACCGGCAACGTCTACTACCAGGCCACGGAGAGCTACCTGGGCAATGCCAGCTACGACATCCAGGCGCTCGCCGCCGCCGACCTCGACGGCTCGGGGAACAACACCCGGGACGTGGTCTCCGGCGTGCTCACCGGCACGAACGTGGGGCGCTTCCAGGTGTGGCTGAACCAGTGCTTCGGCCAGACCGGACAGGTTCGCGGACGCGTGGGGACGACGTCGAGCCCGGTCACGCCGAACTCGCAGTTCTACGACAACCCGGGCACGGGCGAGGTGAAGGGTCTCGCGCTGGGCGATCTCAACAGCGATGGACAGATCGACGTCGTGATCGGGACCAAGACGGGCACCAACCTGGGCAAGGTCGAGGTCTGGTGGGGCGCCGGAGACGGCACGTTCACGCACAGCGCGTCGCTCGACGTCTACACGGCGAGCGGGGAAGTGCGAAGCCTCTCGATCCGCGACATGAATCTGGACGGCTATCCCGACATCGTGGCGGGCACCAAGACGAACACCGCCGACACGCAGGGGAACGTCGACATCTATTACAACAACGCCCTCTCGATCGTCCGCTTCACGACCGTCTATACCGTGGCCGTCGGCGGCGCCGTGTACGCGATCACGACGAACCGCATGGACGCGGACTCGTATCCCGACGTCGTGACGGCCGTGAAGAACGGCGTGAACACGGGCAAGATCGAGTTCTGGCACAACAACGGCACGATGGCCGGCGCGCTCACGCGCCAGGACGAGCAGGCGACGCCCGGACCCGCGCTGTCCCTGGCGGTGGGCCGGCTGGACTGGGGCAACGTGAGCAACGACATCGTGGTTGGCACCGCCGGGGCGGGTGGAGGCACGCCTCCCGCCATCCAGGCCTTCTTCTGCGACGCCAGCGCCGCCGGCGGAGCCGTCATCCCCAACGTGTACTCGTGGGCCGACGCCAACGCGGGCGGAGCGGTGAACGCGCTCGCGATCGGCAAGCTGGAGTGCTCGCAGGACTACCCGGACACCGATCCTCTGGCCGACATCGTCGCCGGCACCGCGACCAGCACGAGCACCGGCGACCTGGTCATCTACCTGAACCCCTATGCGTCCACGGTGCTTCCGTGA
- the pilQ gene encoding type IV pilus secretin PilQ, with product MRLETSGSAGRRKSAWAALTALLLLGAVPVFGTTIKSISLKDGAEGTQVVVEADAPVNYHDFTLESPDRIVLDCPGTTLAFTERTWAGRDNTPVKNVRATEMGWGQETGTRVVIDLATPSSYGVSQLGNNLVLAVERPAQEPVITGGDYDGDAPDRTEATGRRMSLDVQGADVNTVLRSLSEFSGKNIVASKEVKGQVTMRLRNVPWRHALDILLRAQGLGMVEKGQTIVVSNLETLRKEEMDRRTAERAQEELLPLETRILPISYANSDEMAKAVEKTLTKRGHIEVDKRTNALLVTDITERLDQCEGMVRSLDTRTPQVEIVARLVDVDVSATRDLGVKWGLHNVDLGDAGVSENFDVNANDVTAPAGVMRVGTVKGFGSIDATLQALETQNKANIISNPRITTVNNREASVVVGKQIPLIVQDFAGNAVTQMTTIGIKLNVTPHINVGNKITMDVHPEVSDLAAQATVQGGIIINTTMADTRVMVNDGETAVIGGLIRSNESSTKRGIPILMDIPLIGNLFRSSSTTNAKRELLIFVTPKILGDQTASTK from the coding sequence ATGCGACTCGAAACTAGCGGTTCCGCGGGTCGCCGGAAGAGCGCGTGGGCTGCGCTCACGGCGCTTCTTCTCCTGGGCGCCGTCCCGGTGTTCGGGACCACGATCAAGAGCATCTCGCTCAAGGACGGAGCCGAGGGCACGCAGGTCGTCGTGGAAGCGGACGCGCCGGTGAACTACCACGACTTCACCCTCGAGTCGCCCGACCGGATCGTCCTCGACTGCCCGGGCACCACGCTCGCCTTCACGGAGCGCACGTGGGCCGGCCGCGACAACACGCCCGTCAAGAACGTCCGCGCGACCGAGATGGGCTGGGGCCAGGAGACCGGCACCCGCGTCGTGATCGACCTGGCGACTCCCTCGTCCTACGGGGTGAGCCAGCTCGGGAACAATCTCGTCCTCGCCGTGGAGCGTCCGGCTCAGGAGCCGGTCATCACCGGCGGCGACTACGACGGCGATGCCCCCGACCGCACGGAGGCCACCGGCCGCCGGATGTCGCTCGACGTGCAGGGCGCCGACGTGAACACGGTCCTCCGCAGCCTCTCCGAGTTCAGCGGCAAGAACATCGTCGCGAGCAAGGAAGTGAAGGGGCAGGTGACGATGCGGCTCCGGAACGTGCCGTGGCGCCACGCGCTCGACATCCTGCTGCGCGCCCAGGGGCTGGGCATGGTGGAGAAGGGGCAGACGATCGTGGTGTCGAATCTCGAGACGCTCCGCAAGGAGGAGATGGATCGCCGCACGGCCGAGCGGGCCCAGGAGGAACTCCTGCCGCTCGAGACGCGCATCCTCCCGATCAGCTATGCCAACTCGGACGAGATGGCGAAGGCGGTCGAGAAGACGCTGACCAAGCGCGGGCACATCGAGGTGGACAAGCGGACCAACGCGCTCCTCGTGACCGACATCACCGAGCGGCTGGACCAGTGCGAGGGGATGGTGCGCAGCCTGGACACGCGGACGCCGCAGGTGGAGATCGTGGCCCGGCTCGTGGACGTGGACGTCTCCGCGACGCGCGACCTGGGGGTGAAGTGGGGCCTCCACAACGTCGATCTGGGCGACGCCGGCGTCTCCGAGAACTTCGACGTGAACGCCAACGACGTGACCGCCCCCGCGGGCGTGATGAGAGTCGGCACGGTCAAGGGGTTCGGCTCGATCGACGCGACGCTCCAGGCGCTGGAGACGCAGAACAAGGCGAACATCATCTCGAACCCGCGCATCACGACGGTGAACAATCGCGAGGCCTCGGTCGTCGTCGGTAAGCAGATCCCGCTCATCGTGCAGGACTTCGCGGGCAACGCCGTGACGCAGATGACCACCATCGGCATCAAGCTGAACGTGACGCCGCACATCAACGTCGGGAACAAGATCACGATGGACGTCCATCCCGAGGTCTCCGACCTGGCGGCGCAGGCGACCGTGCAGGGCGGGATCATCATCAACACGACGATGGCCGACACCCGCGTGATGGTGAACGACGGCGAGACGGCGGTGATCGGCGGGCTCATCCGCTCCAACGAGAGCTCGACCAAGCGGGGCATCCCGATCCTGATGGACATCCCGCTCATCGGGAACCTGTTCCGCTCGTCGTCCACGACGAACGCCAAGCGCGAGCTCCTGATCTTCGTGACGCCCAAGATCCTGGGCGACCAGACCGCTTCGACCAAGTAG
- the pilO gene encoding type 4a pilus biogenesis protein PilO, giving the protein MALDLKDPKTQKMLLVGLGTAALVYLYVFADFVPFNYKARSREIGTLKAEYTQKANELSKAQQLVNRLPELKKEFALLNQRWAIAQELLPSQKEVASLLRKVTLAGQEAGIKFVLFKPGEPQKQTYFTENPVQVTVTGGFHHAGTFFSEIAELSRLVNVSQLKLHGFDKGDVDDTVQADFIATAYTLAEGTPHEPAKPGAATK; this is encoded by the coding sequence ATGGCATTGGACCTGAAAGATCCGAAAACGCAGAAGATGCTCCTGGTGGGGCTGGGCACCGCCGCGCTCGTCTATCTGTACGTGTTCGCGGACTTCGTCCCGTTCAACTACAAGGCCCGCTCGCGCGAGATCGGGACGCTCAAGGCCGAGTACACGCAGAAGGCCAACGAGCTGTCCAAGGCGCAGCAGCTGGTCAACCGCCTGCCCGAGCTGAAGAAGGAGTTCGCGCTCCTGAACCAGCGGTGGGCGATCGCGCAGGAGCTCCTGCCGAGCCAGAAGGAAGTCGCGAGCCTTCTCCGGAAGGTCACGCTCGCCGGGCAGGAGGCGGGGATCAAGTTCGTGCTCTTCAAGCCGGGCGAGCCCCAGAAGCAGACCTACTTCACCGAGAACCCGGTGCAGGTCACGGTGACCGGCGGCTTCCATCACGCCGGCACGTTCTTCAGCGAGATCGCCGAGCTTTCCCGGCTCGTGAACGTTTCGCAGCTCAAGCTCCATGGATTCGACAAGGGCGACGTCGACGACACCGTTCAGGCCGATTTCATCGCGACCGCCTACACGTTGGCCGAGGGGACTCCTCATGAACCTGCCAAGCCTGGCGCTGCCACGAAGTAA